ATGGGTGGTTGACGGCGCTACCGACTCTTCCTGCCAGTCTTGCCAAGTTCATCCAATGTGTCATGGAGCTAGCTGCCCTGTCATTCGAATTGAAGAAAACACCCGTCCCTGTCCCACTGTGCGAAAAGATTTGCCCGCCTTTATTAGACTACTTGACATTAATATGCAGATGACGCAAATGAAGAACCGGGCATAAAGTTTAGGGGACAATCTGTCCGGTGTGTGTCCCCTATTTACAGTGTCACACCGGATGGCTCTGAAAGGGGGTGAGTTTATGAAGACCTTAACGATTGACTTTGAAGAAGTCATCGTCTCCGTGGACTTGGAGAAGAAGATTCGCGAGTTTGCGGTTTCGGGTAATAACTGCCCTTGTTAATAACCCTGCAGTAGCAACAGAGGGGTCTTCGAGACCCTCTCTGTTGTCATAAATAGCCGAAAGAAGGGATGCTGTATTTTAGGCCCGCAGCGGTCATCAGCCAATACTAAATATCTTTTATTATTTTGGCTAGGTCGTACCTTCTTAGGTCTAAGTTTTAATACATTCGGCTTTATGGTTTATTGGTTGGTTGAACAACAGACGCACAAGGTTCAGGCGTTATTAGTTCTCGGGTTTCTTTCCATGGGAGCCCATTGGTTTAGCGGATTAGGTGGTGTATGGGCCGACCAATATGAAACGACGTCGTTGCTTAAAGGATTTGCGGGGATCACCGCCTTGATGTTAGGGATTACGTCCGTCTGGACGCGTCAAACGCATCAGATATCTGTTATGATATTAATGATCATCTACGGCTTAATCGTGAGTCTACAAAATGCTTCGGCCTCACTTTTTCGTACAGCGCCTCTGCAATGGGTGCCAAAATCCCAATGGCCATCTCTTAATGCACTGAATGGTATTGTTGGGCGTCTTGCTGTGATGGCCAGCGGCCTACTCGACCTTCTTATTTTTCATTTTTCGATGTCCATGGTTTGGCGATTCGCTTTTCCCGCGGGCGCAGCCGTATTCGCGGGATTGTTATGGATGCCGTTGGGGCGAGCCACCATTGTGACAGAGATGAAACGACAAGTTAATGACCACCATTTTGAATCTAAGTTGAATCGGCACACCTTAGCCGAAATCTGGCAGCTTTCAGCGTTTCGTAATCTGACTTTACTACTGGCACTTGCAAATGTTTTTGCCATGCCCTTTTTGCATCTGTTACCTGCATGGTCAGGGCAAATCTTACATACTGGCAACCAAGGGTATTTTTCTTTTAAGGTTAGCGATGCTGTAGGTCTCTTGGCCGGCTATGGTATCTCGTACTGGCTATCTAAGAAGGCGGTCACGCCGATGAAGGGCGTTCGTATCGGGCTCTTATTGCAGCTTGTTATTTTCTCATTTCCATGGTTACGAGGCTTGTGGCTGCCGCTGGCTGCAGTGACATTAATGGGGATCAGTGACGGCATACAGGACACATACATTATTTCGTTGTTACAACGGTACGTTCCTGATGACAT
The Sulfobacillus thermosulfidooxidans DNA segment above includes these coding regions:
- a CDS encoding MFS transporter, which translates into the protein MLGPQRSSANTKYLLLFWLGRTFLGLSFNTFGFMVYWLVEQQTHKVQALLVLGFLSMGAHWFSGLGGVWADQYETTSLLKGFAGITALMLGITSVWTRQTHQISVMILMIIYGLIVSLQNASASLFRTAPLQWVPKSQWPSLNALNGIVGRLAVMASGLLDLLIFHFSMSMVWRFAFPAGAAVFAGLLWMPLGRATIVTEMKRQVNDHHFESKLNRHTLAEIWQLSAFRNLTLLLALANVFAMPFLHLLPAWSGQILHTGNQGYFSFKVSDAVGLLAGYGISYWLSKKAVTPMKGVRIGLLLQLVIFSFPWLRGLWLPLAAVTLMGISDGIQDTYIISLLQRYVPDDMQGRMFGILTLIVGGIAGPVGLAIVMGLSLELSLEAIFIVSSIGIGLVTLVLLRYSLVPLHKPGVK